The sequence CTTATTTTATCATTACTAAAAATCATAAAGGCAAAATAGATGTCATTTCTGAACCAGGTAATGGTGCTACTTTTATAATTAGACTGCCTATTGAAAGGGATTCAACGTAGTAGCCGGATTATTTTTTACGGCAAACCACCAGCGCCACCCACTCATCCCAGGTGATTTTTTTGACGCACTCAAGGTGTTGCGTATCCAGGGCTGCGTAAATGTCCGGTAGCCTCTCCTCAATGATGCCCGAAAGGATGGCGTTCCCGGCCGGTGCCAGACGGGCCGATATCTCCGGCATGATGGATACGATAACCTGGGCAATGATGTTGGCACAGATAAGGTCATACTGAATTTCAGGTGTTTTATCCAACGTTACGGCCCCAAGGGTGACGCCATCAAGTGTAATCCCGTTTTTTTCTAAATTCTGCTGGGTGATATCCACGGCCATAGGGTCTACATCAATACCGGTCATGGGGCCTGCTCCAAGTTTGGCAGCGCCGATCATCAGTATGCCCGACCCGCATCCTACATCCAACAGGGTTTTGCCCGGCTGTACATATTTTTCTAAAAGGGCCAGGCACATGAATGTGGTGGGGTGGGTACCCGTGCCGAATGCCATGCCGGGATCAATGTGGATGACAATCTCACCGGGAGCCGGGGTATAGTCCTTCCATTCGGGTTTCACCACAATTTTATCCGTGATCCGGGTAACGTTGAAATACTCTTTCCAGGCATGGGCCCAGTCTTTTTCATCCACACTTTCCGATAAAACATCAACCAGGACAGCCATATCAGACAATCCTGCCAGACGTTTTCTGATTTTGGAAATCATGATATCGGAATCATCCGTGTCCGGCAGGTAACCGATAATGCTGTTGTGCTCCGGTTGTTTCAGGGTCCGGGTGCCGAAACCCTCATCCGGTTCGGGAATGGGGACCTCGCAAATTACGCCTTTCAGATTG comes from uncultured Desulfobacter sp. and encodes:
- the prmA gene encoding 50S ribosomal protein L11 methyltransferase, which encodes MKFKKVVARFDADNIELAEEVICHIFFSFNLKGVICEVPIPEPDEGFGTRTLKQPEHNSIIGYLPDTDDSDIMISKIRKRLAGLSDMAVLVDVLSESVDEKDWAHAWKEYFNVTRITDKIVVKPEWKDYTPAPGEIVIHIDPGMAFGTGTHPTTFMCLALLEKYVQPGKTLLDVGCGSGILMIGAAKLGAGPMTGIDVDPMAVDITQQNLEKNGITLDGVTLGAVTLDKTPEIQYDLICANIIAQVIVSIMPEISARLAPAGNAILSGIIEERLPDIYAALDTQHLECVKKITWDEWVALVVCRKK